The DNA window ATTTCTGTTTGCCTTTCATCACATTCTTTgcatttattcattttattccGCGGCAATCACATATGTTGAATAGTGGTGGTTTGGCTGCTATGTTCATGTACTTTGAGACCTTAGGATTGCATGACATAGTACCGCGAAAGGGCTCTCTTCCTCTATTTCCATTCTTTTTTGAGATCTTCTGCTTGCTTTGCTGTTTTAAGAAATGTGAAACAATATCTCGTGCATTTCTGCTGTCTCAagcttttattgtttttttcttgaaaagaaGTACAAAGACTGATGGTCCTTGGTCACAGGTTAGCTTTCGAGTGCAATATCCCCAGGATTATCAAAATCTTTCAATTGAAGACCTCAAGGATTTTAAACACACGAGATATGGTGAGTTGACCTCTCAATTTAGTCGAGGCAGGCACATATCTAAGCTGTTGTGCACGTGCTTTCCTTTTCATTAATTACTTTGCCCGATTTACTGCATATGTTATCATTTTTTCAAGGCTCTTAAGCTTAATTAGGTTTCAAAAGGGTGGTAAATGGGAGAGGGTAGAAAATGAGCCATGTGGCTCAAAAATTGATTATAGTGAACCCTATATTTTCCTCTTATTACCTTCATTCCTTCATTTCTACCCTTTCCAAAATAAAGGCTAATGTGTGATTATACAATTACTATCTATGTAATATGTCTATCTTTCAACTGCAAAGATAGTTTTTCTGCCCATCTTTCTAGCATGTCTCCAATACTAATAGAATCTGTGATATTTCTAGCTGTTGCGGATGTGTTAATTGATGCAGCATCAGTATTAGATGGTGATGCAACTCTGAGAATTTTATACATGAAACTTGCCGAGGTGCGTATTATAGAGTCCAATATTTACTAAGATTAGTTGCCTTTATATGGGCTTTGGTCTCGAGTTTGATGCTTATACGATTGGTTTAGTCTTCTCTAGAGCtatcttataaattttttttcactGGGAACATTATTTATGAGAAATTGCTTTTCTAACATTCAAAGGCTCAAGCTTGCTGGGCAAATGGACAAAGTGAATGGCGTCCTGCAGAAGCTGCTTTGTTTTGCATCAGAGCTATATCAACTTACGTTTCAGTGGCTGAAGCTGAAGTAATGCCCGAGGTACAAATGCTTCTCAAGTTCCTCTTTGACCATTAGTGCTGTTGCATGCTGTTTTCCCATTGTATCTAATCATATAATTCTTTGAATTCTGGGACCTGCATCTGTACTGTTTGTATCGAGTGTGTCAGAGAGGGAGACAGAAACCGGCATTAACTGCGCTTTGCTCCTTTGACTTAATGGACAAAATTGATTCCCCATTCattctttttattgattgaaattTGAAAGATCTCGggaaatgaaattttttaagttCACAACCCTTTGAACTAAATCATTGTTGGTTTTTGACTTTCACAGGTTATGTCTTCGCTGCTAGAACTGCCACATCAGGCCCAGCTGCTTCAGACAGGTGATATAACTTTCACAGTTGATATTTGTAAATACTATTAATTTGTTCTCTGTAAAAGGCGGTACGATGAACAACACCAGGAAGCAAAGATTTACAATTATTTCTGCACGTCTTTCTGAGCCCCGCAACAATTAGTAAAGTGCCTGACGGTGTGGAATCTGACTTGATAATTTATGGCAACATTTCAGTGTGCTTAACAATTGGAGCATATTCAAAATGGCTTAATGCTGCATCAGATGGATTGCCTTTATTATCTTCAGTCATGAGAATACTCATGCATGGCATGGGGACATCTGAAGATTCTGCAGCTGCTGCAGCTGTGGCATTCCGACACATCTGTGATGGTATGTAATCTTTTGGCTGTCATAATTGCCACTTAGAAACATAAATTCCTGGATGTACATCCTATTGCCAATTTTTTAAGGTTAATGCAACTCGCTCTCAATTTGTATTTTACTACTTTCTATCTTTAACCTTCATATCTTCATGTCTAATATGCAAAATTTGTTGTTGGCACTTAATTTGAAACTCCTCAAGCTTTATGAACAAAGTCCAAATGTTGGTTTGAGGTTTTTTACTTTCTTATAAGCTTCTCAAGAATGGAGAATTGATTTGAGCATTTGAGATATCcgttttttttaagatattgaaGGTTATTTATAGACCCTATCAACTCTAAGTAGTCTTCATGGAAATTGAAAGTATAAACCTTTTTCTTATCTTTGAAAGGAAGTATAAACCTGTTCTGTTGTGTTGCAATTTAAGACTGGTTTGACGTAATTTTTCACATTATATCCATAGTCGGTTGCTTCAGGTGCAACCACATTcagatttttataattattgatcCATCCATTGTCTGGTTGTTAAAGAATATGCAAGGAGAATGAATTTGTTGTGCATATGCAATAAATAATCGCTAACTTTCCAACTAACAGCATTGGTATGACAAGctcaataatataatatatatattcagaATCAGCAGTTGAAAAATCTAGAAACCACTGAGATTATGATAAATAGGTTGGCGGAAACATCATTTGTCTTAAGTTTATGATTCTAATTCTTCATCCATTTGATTATTTGTGTGTAATTTTAAAACCGGGTTCTTTTCCACCTCGCCTTTAAATGATATATACATCTCTCGCTAGTTCCTTTTTTAACGCTTGCAAATTTCCGACTGAATGTCTGATGCCACCTTTCTATTTTGAATTCTCCCCTTAATCATTTGTATATGtcatgaaaattttaatttttttgtcaaaaacctTCTTCATAATGGATTTAAATGCTTTTTGCTGGTTGTAGATTGCCGGAGAAAGCTCTGTGGATATCTTGATGATCTCTTCTCTATATACCATAGGGCATTGATAGGAGAAGGTAATTTTAGAATCTCCGCTGAAGATTCTTTGCACGTAGTCGAAGCCTTAAGGTATAAAAATAACCATGCTGCTTTGAAAATTATCGTGCTATactgatttttttaaacataacTTAGTTTGGATTCCTGTTGTAAACTTATTTTGCAGTATGGTCATTACAGAACTTCCTCCTGACCAAGCTAAGCAGGCTTTGGGGCAATTATGCTTGCCAATTGTTACTTCTCTACAGGTGAGGTTTATAGCTTGTGGATTTGCTAGCCGTTGTTTGATTGTTATGATTCTAGCTTCGTGTTTATGTGATCGATCAGGGAGTTTTAAATCAAGGTCCAGAAATATTGGAGAAGAGACCTGCTAGGGAATTAACGGTTCACATTGATCGACTTGCATACATCTTTAGGTTTTCCGGACatcctttttttgtttttaacatATTGATACGTTGCTGTTCTTAAGTTATTTGGCTTgccatttttttattcttcttacTCTTGGATATTAATTATCCGAGGATGTTTGCATATCAACTAAGGTTTATTTAATAAACATTAGTTGGTTTACAAATTCCCAATTGATTTTCTGAAGTAGCAACTTAAACTCAATTTCAGGTATGTAAATCACCCTGAAGCTGTGGCAGATGCAATTCAAAGGCTTTGGCCTCTTTTTAAAGCAATTTTTGACCTGTAAGTTATGCATACTGCAGAACACAAACTACCCCATCTGATAGTGTTGGGTTTTGTACACCTCTAATCAGTGTCCTTTTGTCTTTTCCTCTGCAGTCGTGCATGGGACATGCGAACAATGGAGTCTCTTTGTCGAGCTTGTAAATATGCCGTGAGTCTGCAGAGCTTTACCTTTTGCGATTTTAAATAGCTGACTTCAGAGAGCTACACAAATAATTACCCTTGACGAAGCAAAATTTCACTGAACTTATGGGTGCACAATCCTAGTATTAGTACTTCCAAGGTTTTTCACCATCTCAGAGATAGCTTCTTGTAGTTGACCGATACTCGAGCTGTTCTCCGACCATCTTGAATAGTTTTTAGCTGTAAGATAGCACTAGGAACTTTTCATGGCTGAGGGGCTTTTTATGAAACAGCCTGTATGTCACTATATTCTAATTTGCTAGAGATTGAAGAATGgtgtaattattttcttatctgtTATTTCTAAATAGTCATTATTAGATGAAGTCTTGAAGATGTAAATGTACTGTTTTTTCTGTAGGTGAGAACATCTGGAAGGTTCATGGGAGTCACGATTGGAGCAATGCTAGAAGAGATCCAAGCGCTTTATCAGCAACATCATCAACCTTGCTTCCTTTATCTCTCTAGTGAAGTTATCAAGGTATTTCTCTCTTTTCAAATTTGACttctatttaacttttttttttatattaacattGAGCTGTAATTTATTTTGGGGATGCAGATATTTGGTTCTGACCCATCTTGTGCAAGTTACCTGACAAATTTGATTGAAGCCCTCTTCAAGCGAACAATATGTCTTCTTACTAATATCAAGGTCATACCCTTACAAGCTATGTGTTACCGTTTCCTGTTTGGGTCTTTATTCTTTCTTGACATCGATTCACACTTACGTGTGTCCTGCAGGATTTCACTGCCAGACCAGACATTGCGGATGATTGTTTTCTGTTGGCATCAAGATGCATTCGTTATTGCCCTCAACTATTTATTACATCTACTGTATTTCCATTTTTGGTCGATTGTGCCATGATTGGTGTCACAGTACAGCATAGGTATAGTATTCTTCTTGTTTAGTTTGTGCACATGCATTGTCATCCATGGATTATGGGTACATACGATCTTGTCTATATGAAGCTAATGTTCTTACACTTGTTGTTTAAGGAAAGTAACTTAAAGCATGGGCTGAGTTGCAGAATATAGAATAGATTCTTAGTACTATAATTTGAAAGAGTTAGGATATGTTAAGTAGCTAACTAACTATATGTTTTCTttatattacatttttttttcgagttattttttgttttgacatGGGAGTATATGTAATATCTAATCATTCTAAAGTCTATATCACATAAAGTATCAGATAggttgaaatttaaaataaaacccaaTTGGAGAGCAAAAATATATGTAAGGCGTATAAAGTTAATATTTGTTTCCCTCTCTAAGAAATaacatttttgttttgaaactagaaaacataacatatttatgtatttttaagttttattggTGCTGCATTAAAACACTGTTATGGTACAATTGTAATTTCAGTTCTGATGCAGGACAAGAatacttaaattgttaaattattGGTAAATCAAATTCTTGATATTCACGTCTTGCATCAAGTCTCCACGCTAGCCCAGTCCTGTACTACTTTCATCTTTTCAGTTACCGACTTTGGTTTCCAATGTTCGCAGGGAGGCTTCCAATTCGATACTGACGTTCTTGTCTGACATTTTTGATCTGGCAAAGTCTAGCGTTGGGGAACATTTCATATCTGTCAGAGATAGTGTGATTATTCCTCGAGGTCCCAGCATAACAAGAATTTTGGTCGCATCATTGACCGGGGCACTTCCTAGTTCTCGATTAGAGACGGTAGGTTTAAAACTTAGTTTCACATGCCAAGCTATGATAGCAAACtaagattttgaaatttcataagCTTGTTTTGTTCTTTGCAATACTACAGGTAGCATATGCTTTATTAGCATTAACTCGCGCATATCTAAATAAGACAGTGGAATGGGCGATGGAGAGTATTTCACTAATTCCGCAGACTGTCATCTCCGAAGTAGAGCGTGCTAGATTTATAAAAGCACTGTCGGACGCAGCATCCGGGGTGGATGTCAATGTCCTGATGGCTCCTGTTGAGGAGCTTTCAGATGTTTGCCGGCGAAACAGAACAGTCCAAGAGATCGTGCAGGGGGCGTTAAGGCCACTCGAATTGAATTTGGTCACTGTATCATAAAGGGGGagtaaaataaaagaaaagtgcATTCTTGCTTAGTATTTTTTCTGCTAATCACGAGTCACATGAGGTATATTAAAAAGTTCCATTCATTGATCATATTTGTGTATTTATTCAATCatttctccaatttttttaGGAGAATCATTTTCACCTAATATTGGTTGGGAGAGAATGGGTGTTGTAACTTTTCAGATTTATGAGATATTGGGTTGCTGAGAGTGGTTTGAACCGCAATGGCTTCAATTTTTGGGGGAAAAAGTTTTCGGTATAAAAAGATGTAATGTTAGTGTGCAATAGTGAAAGAAAAGCAAAGGAATTAAATACATTGGAGATGTACTTTCGGTTATTACACGGAGTTTTCGCATATTATCCTCTTGCATTTTATGATTTGGTGCTATTGAAATTTATGTGTTTGGTTCTAGCTAGCTTTTAATCAAATCATTGTCTATGGTGCGGTTGTAGTGGAGTATGCTGAAGGATGAACAATGAATCGACAATTGAATATTAGAATCTATTTCCATCATTCTTATCCATTCATCTATAACACTTATTTTCTCTGTTAATATACCTAAAATTGCATTGTTGAAAGAGTGTTTGTAGCCACCAAATATCTTGATAAATACCCAGCACAACGTTTTTTGGTAGATCCCATAATTAATCGATTGGGATACTTGGATGACATCTCTTTTAAAAGTGATGTTCGTCCATTTCATCCGCAAGCTACATTTGAGGACCTATCTGAGAGTTAGAAATTCTAAAATTCCCGGATTCCAAATAAGTTGGAAAATGGCTGAGAACTTGCCTAAGTAAACCCCTATTGCGGAATGGATTACCTGTTATTGATCCAAATCTCTTTTCTTGTGGGTTACGACATTGGTAAGAAGTTCCCCTGATATGTACTCCTTTATGAGAACAAGTGATCTGATATGCACCCTCCTTTGCATTTTACGTTAattgaaattcatattcataatcttTAGCTACTTGAAGAGTTTGAATTTCTGACCAAACCTTGAATATTTCCTGAATTTCTAGCCTTCCAGATAAACCATAAAGAAAGCAAAATGAAAGAAGA is part of the Mercurialis annua linkage group LG3, ddMerAnnu1.2, whole genome shotgun sequence genome and encodes:
- the LOC126673234 gene encoding transportin MOS14 isoform X1 is translated as MDQQVKDALNALYHHPDEAFRSQADRFLQEIQRSIDAWQVADNMLHDPTSNLETLIFCSQTLRSKVQRDFEELPSEAFGPLRTSLTTLLKKFHRGPPKVRTQISIAVAALAVQVPAEDWGDGGIVNWLKDEMNSYPDYIPGFLELLTVLPEEVFNYKIAARPERRRQFEKELTSQIEVALNVLTVCLKINELKEQVLEAFASWLRLRHGIPGSVLASHPLVLTALSSLKTELLSEAAVNVISELIHYTTSGNSGGISVQMPLIQVLVPQVMILKEQLRDPSKDEEDVKAIARLVADMGDSYVELIATGSSEAMVIVNALLEVASHPEYDIASMTFNFWHSLQVILTKRDSYTSFGDEVSIEAERSRRLLVFRSAYESLVSLVSFRVQYPQDYQNLSIEDLKDFKHTRYAVADVLIDAASVLDGDATLRILYMKLAEAQACWANGQSEWRPAEAALFCIRAISTYVSVAEAEVMPEVMSSLLELPHQAQLLQTVCLTIGAYSKWLNAASDGLPLLSSVMRILMHGMGTSEDSAAAAAVAFRHICDDCRRKLCGYLDDLFSIYHRALIGEGNFRISAEDSLHVVEALSMVITELPPDQAKQALGQLCLPIVTSLQGVLNQGPEILEKRPARELTVHIDRLAYIFRYVNHPEAVADAIQRLWPLFKAIFDLRAWDMRTMESLCRACKYAVRTSGRFMGVTIGAMLEEIQALYQQHHQPCFLYLSSEVIKIFGSDPSCASYLTNLIEALFKRTICLLTNIKDFTARPDIADDCFLLASRCIRYCPQLFITSTVFPFLVDCAMIGVTVQHREASNSILTFLSDIFDLAKSSVGEHFISVRDSVIIPRGPSITRILVASLTGALPSSRLETVAYALLALTRAYLNKTVEWAMESISLIPQTVISEVERARFIKALSDAASGVDVNVLMAPVEELSDVCRRNRTVQEIVQGALRPLELNLVTVS
- the LOC126673234 gene encoding transportin MOS14 isoform X2, translated to MGVHEVFNYKIAARPERRRQFEKELTSQIEVALNVLTVCLKINELKEQVLEAFASWLRLRHGIPGSVLASHPLVLTALSSLKTELLSEAAVNVISELIHYTTSGNSGGISVQMPLIQVLVPQVMILKEQLRDPSKDEEDVKAIARLVADMGDSYVELIATGSSEAMVIVNALLEVASHPEYDIASMTFNFWHSLQVILTKRDSYTSFGDEVSIEAERSRRLLVFRSAYESLVSLVSFRVQYPQDYQNLSIEDLKDFKHTRYAVADVLIDAASVLDGDATLRILYMKLAEAQACWANGQSEWRPAEAALFCIRAISTYVSVAEAEVMPEVMSSLLELPHQAQLLQTVCLTIGAYSKWLNAASDGLPLLSSVMRILMHGMGTSEDSAAAAAVAFRHICDDCRRKLCGYLDDLFSIYHRALIGEGNFRISAEDSLHVVEALSMVITELPPDQAKQALGQLCLPIVTSLQGVLNQGPEILEKRPARELTVHIDRLAYIFRYVNHPEAVADAIQRLWPLFKAIFDLRAWDMRTMESLCRACKYAVRTSGRFMGVTIGAMLEEIQALYQQHHQPCFLYLSSEVIKIFGSDPSCASYLTNLIEALFKRTICLLTNIKDFTARPDIADDCFLLASRCIRYCPQLFITSTVFPFLVDCAMIGVTVQHREASNSILTFLSDIFDLAKSSVGEHFISVRDSVIIPRGPSITRILVASLTGALPSSRLETVAYALLALTRAYLNKTVEWAMESISLIPQTVISEVERARFIKALSDAASGVDVNVLMAPVEELSDVCRRNRTVQEIVQGALRPLELNLVTVS